The following are encoded in a window of Lactobacillus intestinalis genomic DNA:
- the nrdD gene encoding anaerobic ribonucleoside-triphosphate reductase, translated as MLKQEINTRLEDLTMLKTFIKRDGAKYPFEIFKLEMVLHNLDLDDVKVPLLAEIISRLSSQNVKAEEVAQAFHDSLNSLGYLDEAKKYVTYRQKDQEEWEKQTDTKNRLERLVHKDPTIVNENANKDSDVFSTQRDLTAGVVGKTVGLTMMPEHIAKAHLRGDIHWHDLDYTPLSPMSNCCLIDFKEMLTNGFKIGNAFMESPNSIGVATSQVAQIITNVASSQYGGCSFDRADQVLAPFAQKNYEKHLKAAYELIDDKDKAEAFAKKRTKKDIYDAMQSLEYEINTMFSSQGQTPFTSLGYGLGTSWIEKEIQKDILRIRIAGLGKEHRTAIFPKLLFTIKKGLNLHPGDPNYDVKKLAIECSTKRMYPDVLMYDKIKEITGSFKCPMGCRSFLQGWKDKNGKEVNSGRMNLGVVTVNLPRIAIESHGDMDLFWKIFNVRMRTAHEALKFKAHRVTEAVPVNAPILYQFGAFGKRLSEDGNVNDLFKNGRATISLGYIGLYEVGTVFYGPDWEKNKDAHDFTVQIVKKMHGLCAKWEKEDPNHYHYSLYSTPSESLTDRFCRLDTNKFGKIKDITDKDYYTNSFHYDVRKHPTPFEKLSFEMDYPKYAAGGFIHYCEYPNLKQNPAALEAVWDWAYDKVGYLGTNTPIDKCYKCGFAGEFKATAKGFQCPECGNHDPKTCDCVKRTCGYLGNPLKRPMVHGRHEEIAHRVKHMNQGLETQMANDETRRNEQY; from the coding sequence TTAAATTGGAAATGGTACTTCACAATTTAGATCTTGATGATGTCAAAGTACCTCTCTTGGCAGAAATTATTTCTCGTTTGTCTTCACAAAATGTAAAAGCAGAAGAAGTAGCTCAAGCTTTTCATGATAGTTTAAATTCTTTGGGTTACTTAGATGAAGCTAAGAAATATGTGACATACCGCCAAAAAGATCAAGAAGAATGGGAAAAGCAAACCGATACTAAGAATCGACTAGAAAGATTAGTTCATAAAGATCCCACTATCGTCAACGAAAATGCTAATAAAGATAGTGATGTCTTTAGTACTCAACGGGATTTAACTGCGGGTGTGGTAGGAAAAACGGTTGGTTTAACTATGATGCCTGAACATATTGCAAAGGCTCACTTGCGTGGTGATATTCACTGGCACGATCTTGATTACACCCCTCTTTCACCGATGTCAAACTGTTGCTTGATTGATTTTAAGGAAATGCTTACCAATGGTTTTAAGATTGGAAATGCGTTTATGGAAAGTCCAAATTCAATTGGAGTAGCTACTAGTCAAGTTGCGCAAATCATCACTAATGTCGCATCTAGTCAGTATGGAGGATGTTCTTTTGATAGAGCGGATCAAGTTTTAGCTCCATTTGCTCAAAAGAATTATGAGAAGCACTTAAAAGCTGCCTATGAATTAATTGATGATAAGGATAAGGCGGAAGCATTTGCTAAAAAACGCACTAAGAAAGATATTTATGATGCAATGCAAAGCCTAGAATATGAGATCAACACGATGTTTTCTAGCCAAGGTCAAACTCCCTTTACTAGTTTGGGATATGGCTTAGGAACTTCTTGGATTGAAAAAGAAATCCAAAAAGATATTCTACGTATTCGAATTGCTGGCTTGGGCAAGGAACATCGAACTGCGATTTTCCCTAAATTGCTTTTTACTATCAAAAAGGGTCTTAACTTACATCCAGGCGATCCTAACTATGATGTTAAAAAGCTGGCCATTGAATGTTCAACTAAGAGAATGTATCCTGATGTATTGATGTATGACAAGATCAAAGAAATTACTGGATCATTTAAGTGTCCAATGGGTTGCCGATCCTTTTTGCAAGGATGGAAAGATAAAAATGGTAAAGAGGTTAACTCTGGACGCATGAACCTCGGAGTAGTGACGGTTAACTTGCCACGCATTGCCATTGAATCACACGGGGATATGGACTTATTCTGGAAAATCTTTAATGTACGAATGAGAACAGCCCATGAAGCATTAAAATTTAAAGCTCATCGCGTAACTGAGGCTGTTCCAGTAAATGCGCCAATTCTTTATCAATTTGGCGCCTTTGGCAAGAGATTGAGTGAAGATGGAAATGTAAACGACCTATTTAAGAATGGTCGTGCAACTATTTCTTTAGGGTACATTGGTCTTTATGAAGTAGGAACTGTATTTTATGGACCTGATTGGGAAAAGAATAAGGACGCCCATGATTTTACCGTCCAAATTGTCAAAAAGATGCATGGATTATGTGCTAAATGGGAAAAAGAAGATCCAAACCATTATCATTACAGTCTCTATTCCACTCCAAGTGAAAGTTTAACGGACCGTTTTTGCCGTTTAGATACAAATAAGTTTGGCAAGATTAAAGATATTACTGATAAGGATTACTATACAAACTCTTTCCACTATGATGTGCGTAAGCATCCAACTCCATTTGAAAAACTAAGTTTTGAAATGGATTATCCAAAATATGCAGCAGGTGGTTTTATTCATTATTGTGAATATCCTAATCTTAAGCAAAATCCGGCAGCTTTAGAAGCTGTTTGGGACTGGGCATATGACAAGGTTGGGTACCTGGGTACTAACACGCCAATTGATAAATGTTACAAGTGTGGTTTTGCCGGGGAGTTTAAAGCTACGGCAAAAGGTTTTCAATGTCCTGAATGTGGAAATCATGATCCTAAAACTTGTGATTGTGTGAAAAGAACTTGTGGTTATTTAGGAAATCCTTTGAAGCGGCCAATGGTTCATGGTCGTCATGAGGAAATTGCTCATCGTGTAAAACACATGAATCAAGGTTTAGAAACTCAAATGGCAAATGACGAAACTAGAAGAAATGAGCAATACTAA
- the nrdG gene encoding anaerobic ribonucleoside-triphosphate reductase activating protein gives MPEKDQNNQEGPDTRNNLIKINVGGDTVFVNSNQYKPKKDIKPKKRLTQKMPKDPKPGEWKTEDYSLHKIADYKPFNFVDGEGVRCSLYVSGCLFDCPGCYNLAAQNFNYGKVYTQELEDKIIDDLSQSYVQGLTLLGGEPFLNTWVCLKLINRVRKEFGNKKDIWSWSGYTWDELMQETPDKKEMLSKIDILVDGRFLESKKDLTLQFRGSSNQRIIDVQKSLKADKVIIWDKLER, from the coding sequence ATGCCAGAAAAAGATCAGAATAATCAAGAAGGACCTGATACTCGCAATAATTTGATAAAAATTAATGTGGGTGGAGATACGGTTTTTGTTAATTCAAATCAATATAAGCCTAAAAAGGATATTAAACCTAAAAAACGATTGACTCAAAAAATGCCAAAAGATCCTAAACCGGGCGAATGGAAAACAGAAGATTATAGTTTGCATAAAATAGCTGACTATAAGCCTTTCAATTTTGTAGATGGTGAAGGAGTTCGTTGTAGTCTTTATGTATCAGGATGTTTGTTTGATTGTCCTGGGTGTTATAACTTAGCAGCTCAAAACTTTAATTATGGTAAAGTTTATACACAAGAGCTTGAAGATAAGATTATTGATGATCTTTCACAAAGTTATGTACAAGGCTTGACGCTCCTTGGCGGAGAACCATTTCTTAATACCTGGGTTTGTTTAAAGTTAATTAATCGAGTTCGTAAAGAATTTGGAAATAAAAAAGACATTTGGTCTTGGTCAGGTTATACTTGGGATGAATTAATGCAAGAAACTCCTGACAAAAAAGAAATGCTTTCAAAGATTGATATTTTAGTAGATGGTCGATTTTTGGAAAGTAAGAAAGATTTAACGCTGCAGTTTAGAGGTTCCAGCAATCAGCGGATTATTGACGTTCAAAAGTCGCTTAAAGCTGATAAAGTCATTATTTGGGATAAATTAGAAAGATAA
- a CDS encoding iron-sulfur cluster assembly protein gives MQDKVKIADQIIRNLQDVEDPELFVDIVNLGLIYGVDIEDSHCTVTMTLTTMGCPLNEYLDQEIKKAVLKTPGIESVDVKLVWYPVWSTDRMSDAAKKALGVGEVKSEKSYSDEKLLDFYTSIKTFAQEYPDFVQDMYDIGFTRIKIPGMLNTVGRVMNLELGSKAMGFDIEDVKKKLEEKGYKFDEGR, from the coding sequence ATGCAAGATAAAGTAAAAATCGCAGATCAAATTATTCGTAATTTGCAAGATGTAGAAGATCCGGAATTGTTTGTGGATATTGTTAATTTGGGGTTAATTTATGGAGTGGATATTGAAGATAGCCATTGCACAGTGACAATGACGCTCACTACTATGGGATGTCCCTTAAACGAGTATTTAGATCAAGAAATTAAAAAAGCTGTTTTGAAAACTCCAGGTATTGAAAGTGTAGATGTTAAATTGGTTTGGTATCCAGTTTGGTCAACGGATCGGATGAGCGATGCAGCCAAAAAAGCGTTAGGAGTTGGGGAAGTTAAATCTGAGAAGTCCTATTCTGACGAAAAACTCTTAGATTTCTATACTTCAATTAAAACTTTTGCCCAAGAGTATCCTGACTTTGTCCAAGATATGTATGATATTGGATTTACTAGAATCAAAATTCCAGGGATGCTCAATACCGTTGGCCGGGTGATGAATTTGGAATTAGGATCTAAAGCTATGGGTTTTGATATTGAGGACGTTAAGAAGAAGCTTGAGGAGAAGGGATATAAATTTGATGAAGGAAGATAG